A single region of the Drosophila takahashii strain IR98-3 E-12201 chromosome 2R, DtakHiC1v2, whole genome shotgun sequence genome encodes:
- the bisc gene encoding TM2 domain-containing protein biscotti — MFPVHPLPPLLLLLLLFCAKGTHQINVDCNELQMMGQFMCPDPARGQIDPRTQQLAGCTKEGRARVWCIAANEINCTETGNATFSREVPCKWTNGYHLDTTLLLSVFLGMFGVDRFYLGYPGIGLLKFCTLGGMFLGQLIDIVLIALQVVGPADGSAYVIPYYGAGIHIVRSDNTTYRLPRDDW; from the exons ATGTTCCCAGTGCatccgctgccgccgctgctcctcctcctcctcctcttctgcGCCAAGGGAACCCACCAGATCAATGTCGACTGCAACGAGCTGCAAATGATGGGCCAGTTCATGTGCCCGGATCCGGCGCGGGGCCAGATCGATCCGCGGACGCAGCAGCTGGCCGGATGCACCAAGGAGGGACGCGCCCGCGTCTGGTGCATCGCCGCCAACGAGATCAACTGCACGGAGACGGGCAACGCCACCTTCAGCCGCGAAGTGCCCTGCAAGTGGAC AAACGGCTATCACCTGGACACCACTCTGCTGCTCTCCGTCTTCCTGGGCATGTTCGGCGTGGACCGATTCTACCTGGGCTACCCGGGCATCGGGCTGCTCAAGTTCTGCACCCTCGGCGGCATGTTCCTGGGCCAGCTGATCGACATCGTGCTGATTGCCCTGCAGGTTGTGGGCCCGGCGGATGGCTCCGCCTATGTGATACCCTACTACGGAGCCGGTATCCACATCGTGCGCAGCGACAACACCACCTACCGGCTGCCCAGGGACGACTGGTGA
- the eEFSec gene encoding selenocysteine-specific elongation factor yields MTINFNIGLLGHVDSGKTTLAKALSSISSTAAFDKNPQSVERGITLDLGFSGLLVGEDLQFTFVDCPGHASLIRTIIGGAQIIDLMLLVVDAQKGIQTQTAECLIIGELLQKKLIVVINKIDVYSADQRESKLEKLRLRLLKTLEATSFGGHVPIYAVSALDGTHIPELQSALKEAYFQPQRNLTDPLLMYVDHCFGIKGQGTVCTGTLHQGKVQVNDVIELPALGELRKVKSMQMFRQNVTSASMGDRIGLCVTQFNAKLLERGVIAQPGYLKPIYAVCLQLKPIRYYKQSIKLKSKLHISVGHDTVMANVTLFRDAEGTSPEFHLDKEYEYVEEVQPAELQPTDVIYALLQFESPVLTPPKSTLIASKLDMDVHSSSCRLAFWGRIAWQSQSSNYIEEELPKLRIFKRKQKVGSIQRVVNANEVIVQNLFKKEAKRDLYVGKLVDLSSGEKGRIDRTFGQTSKVAITFQEALTPETIANLKNVQVLLNCKKYVFNKQAGLFQ; encoded by the exons ATGACCATAAACTTCAATATTGGCCTGCTCGGACATGTGGACAGCGGAAAGACTACTTTGGCAAAAGCGCTGAGCTCCATTTCCAGCACGGCAGCCTTTGACAAGAATCCCCAGTCGGTGGAACGAGGAATCACTTTGGATTTGGGCTTTAGTGGCCTTTTGGTGGGAGAAGATCTCCAGTTTACCTTTGTGGACTGTCCCGGCCATGCAAGTCTCATACGCACTATCATAGGAG GTGCCCAGATCATAGATCTTATGCTCCTTGTTGTGGACGCTCAAAAAGGTATCCAAACCCAGACGGCGGAGTGCCTAATTATCGGGGAGTTGCTGCAGAAAAAGCTGATTGTCGTAATCAACAAAATAGATGTTTATTCAGCGGATCAAAGAGAATCAAAGCTGGAGAAGCTCCGCTTGCGGCTTTTAAAGACTTTGGAAGCCACCAGCTTTGGTGGTCATGTGCCCATATATGCTGTGTCTGCCCTCGATGGAACCCACATCCCTGAACTGCAAAGCGCTCTGAAGGAAGCCTATTTCCAGCCACAAAGAAACTTAACCGATCCCTTGCTCATGTACGTCGATCACTGTTTCGGAATAAAAGGTCAGGGAACCGTTTGCACAGGCACCCTTCACCAGGGAAAGGTTCAGGTGAACGATGTCATAGAGCTACCGGCTCTTGGAGAGCTAAGAAAGGTAAAGTCCATGCAAATGTTCCGCCAGAACGTGACCAGCGCATCCATGGGCGACAGAATTGGACTTTGTGTGACCCAGTTTAATGCCAAGCTGCTGGAACGCGGTGTCATTGCTCAGCCGGGATACCTGAAACCCATATACGCCGTGTGCCTGCAGCTCAAACCAATTCGCTACTACAAACAGTCGATAAAATTGAAGAGCAAGCTGCACATCTCTGTGGGTCACGACACGGTGATGGCCAACGTAACTTTGTTTCGGGATGCGGAAGGTACATCACCCGAATTCCATCTGGACAAAGAGTACGAGTATGTGGAGGAAGTGCAGCCGGCGGAGCTTCAACCTACAGATGTCATATACGCCCTTTTGCAGTTTGAATCTCCCGTTTTGACCCCGCCAAAGTCTACGCTGATTGCCTCCAAACTCGACATGGATGTCCACAGTAGCAGCTGTCGATTGGCCTTTTGGGGACGCATCGCCTGGCAAAGCCAGAGCTCCAACTACATCGAGGAAGAGCTGCCAAAACTACGCATCTTCAAGCGTAAACAGAAAGTGGGAAGCATTCAGCGAGTGGTCAATGCTAACGAGGTTATTGTTCAGAACCTATTCAAAAAGGAGGCCAAACGTGATCTGTACGTGGGCAAGCTAGTGGACTTGTCGTCTGGGGAAAAAGGTCGGATAGACCGTACTTTTGGACAGACCTCCAAAGTGGCAATAACCTTTCAAGAAGCTCTAACCCCAGAAACTATAGCCAATCTcaaaaatgtccaggttttaCTTAATTGTaagaaatatgtatttaataaacagGCGGGACTTTTTCAATGA
- the Acox57D-p gene encoding acyl-coenzyme A oxidase 1: MASSTSVIPNSVIPTTVNPDLQKERDAASFSSEEFAAWWAGGEEILKFNRGVREYMQKDVDVLEMLQLQNKSHEEIIEFSTRGAIEAAKKMRRLQEERNPGGTDYWPNLYDHHVMWGLVPGGNPFGVMYVMLVKALQAQCTPEQYEDFGKRLERFEICGTYAQTELGHGTYLRGLETRADFDPKTDEFVLNTPKISSYKFWPGGLGHSSNYCLVMAQLYIDNKSKGPHMFFIQVRDEETHEPLPGVHIGDIGKKMGFIGVNNGFLGLKNVRIPRTRMLMRHAQVNADGSYVSSPTNVLTYFAMVRTRCVIAKNNALMLAGASTIATRYSAVRRQSPINPKEREPQIIDHVTQQMKLFPEIATSLAYRLSSDYLWNLYDVTIEDIENGRYERLPELHSLSCALKVTCSMDSAAGVERLRLACGGHGYLTSSNMSNLYVNATAACTYEGENTVLLLQIGRFLMKTWRAALSGAPLPPTVRYLSEVQKNPEFGKWTGSWENMVKAMQYAAANKIRVAFKSLSNRLSRGETEENAANHTGIEFTQAAELHGRAFVFGCFTEAVTGPKSKTRSAAFNQVLENLLELYLVKETLNQLKYLLMFIELTDTDLTRLQDRLETVLTKLRPDAVAIVDGFDFSDLQLNSTLGSYDGNAYERIFDAALKNPVNQKSVPKSFHEILKPFMKSNI; encoded by the exons ATGGCCAGTTCCACTTCCGTAATCCCCAATTCCGTAATCCCCACAACCGTAAATCCCGATCTTCAGAAGGAACGCGATGCGGCCAGCTTTTCCAGCGAAGAATTCGCCGCCTGGTGGGCTGGAGGCGAGGAGATTCTAAAGTTCAACCGGGGCGTTC GTGAATATATGCAAAAGGATGTGGACGTTCTGGagatgctgcagctgcagaacAAATCGCACGAGGAGATCATCGAGTTCTCCACGCGAGGAGCCATCGAGGCGGCCAAGAAGATGCGCCGCCTGCAGGAGGAGCGTAATCCTGGCGGAACCGATTACTGGCC GAATCTATATGACCATCATGTGATGTGGGGTCTGGTTCCCGGCGGCAATCCCTTTGGCGTTATGTACGTGATGCTGGTGAAAGCTCTGCAGGCTCAATGCACTCCGGAGCAGTACGAGGACTTTGGCAAGCGGCTGGAACGCTTCGAGATTTGCGGCACCTATGCGCAAACAGAACTGGGTCATGGCACCTATCTGCGAGGTCTGGAAACCCGGGCTGATTTCGATCCCAAAACAGATGAATTTGTACTCAACACCCCGAAGATTTCCTCCTACAAGTTTTGGCCAGGAGGCT TGGGTCACAGTTCCAACTACTGCCTGGTGATGGCTCAACTGTATATAGACAACAAATCCAAGGGACCGCACATGTTCTTCATCCAGGTGCGCGATGAGGAGACCCACGAACCTCTGCCTGGCGTCCACATTGGTGACATTGGCAAGAAGATGGGCTTCATTGGCGTGAACAATGGCTTCCTGGGCCTGAAGAATGTGAGGATACCTCGTACCCGCATGCTGATGCGACATGCCCAGGTCAACGCCGATGGCTCCTACGTCAGTAGTCCCACCAATGTGCTGACCTACTTCGCCATGGTGCGCACGCGCTGTGTAATTGCCAAGAATAACGCCTTGATGTTGGCGGGAGCCTCCACCATTGCCACCAGATACTCGGCTGTGCGTCGCCAGAGTCCCATAAACCCCAA GGAACGCGAGCCCCAGATCATCGATCACGTTACGCAGCAAATGAAACTCTTCCCCGAGATCGCCACCAGCTTGGCCTACCGGCTGTCCAGCGATTACCTGTGGAATCTGTACGATGTGACCATTGAGGATATAGAAAACGGCAGGTACGAGCGTCTGCCGGAGCTGCATTCCCTGTCCTGCGCCTTGAAAGTAACCTGCTCCATGGATTCCGCCGCTGGCGTGGAGAGATTGCGCCTGGCCTGTGGCGGTCACGGCTACCTCACCTCATCCAATATGAGCAACCTTTATGTGAATGCCACTGCAGCCTGCACTTATGAGGGGGAGAACACGGTACTGCTGCTGCAGATCGGTCGCTTCTTGATGAAAACCTGGCGAGCTGCCCTCAGTGGAGCTCCATTGCCGCCCACCGTTCGCTATCTAAGCGAGGTGCAGAAGAATCCGGAGTTTGGCAAGTGGACAGGTAGTTGGGAGAACATGGTGAAGGCCATGCAATACGCAGCCGCCAA TAAGATCCGCGTGGCTTTCAAGAGCCTTTCCAACCGTCTTTCTAGGGGCGAGACCGAGGAGAATGCTGCGAATCACACGGGCATAGAGTTCACCCAGGCAGCAGAG CTTCATGGTCGTGCCTTCGTTTTTGGTTGCTTCACCGAGGCGGTGACGGGTCCGAAATCTAAGACTCGTTCAGCTGCTTTTAATCAAGTCCTGGAGAACCTCTTGGAACTCTACCTAGTCAAGGAGACACTCAACCAACTAAAATACCTGCTAATG TTTATTGAGTTGACCGATACGGATCTCACCCGGCTGCAGGATCGCTTGGAAACTGTGCTTACCAAGCTGCGACCCGATGCTGTGGCCATTGTGGATGGCTTCGATTTCAGTGATCTCCAATTGAACTCAACTTTGGGCTCTTACGATGGCAATGCATATGAGCGCATTTTCGATGCGGCTCTTAAAAACCCAGTTAACCAGAAATCAGTGCCAAAGTCCTTCCACGAGATCCTGAAACCCTTCATGAAGTCCAACATCTAG
- the Acox57D-d gene encoding acyl-coenzyme A oxidase 1 encodes MSHIKNLIPNTVNPDLQKERTGAEFNVEEFSAWWHGGQDKLKTKREMEKAIFSDLEDGYGLNHEYMSHEEVYNSSVKKVAEAAIKLKALQQKLNPGGTDIWPGGLFNAQSFGLFPANHPVATHITMFVDVIKGQGTPEQVEKWGKAAANCNIIGTYAQTELAHGTNVRGLATRADFDPKTDEFVLNTPNLEAYKWWPGGLGHTANHAMVVAQLYIADVHHGIQMFIVPVRDADTHMPLPGIDIGEIGKKLGMASVNQGFLGMNQVRIPRTNMLMKFAKVERDGTFKASPASRLNYLTMVYTRCLIVNQNSTLLLAAATIATRYSAVRRQSPIEPNQPEPQIIDHVTQRLKLFPEIATGMAYHLAAEYTWEMYAQTVQEANNGKFDRLPDMHVLSCALKVLCTTDGCAGIEKLRLSTGGHGYLTAANLSNIYGNAVAAITYEGENTVLLLQIGRALVKAWSSFVEGKPLSASYGYFATSMQLKEFPKWDDSWQCIIKALQYTAAQKTRIAFENLAERMVSGQSQGVAANNTGIELTRAAELHGRQFVCQTFLEQITGPKAQKRSPALNKVLENVLELFLVQTVLNNLNEILRFINLTDADLRSLQKRLEVSLENFRPNAVAICDGFEFHDRVLNSVLGSYDGNVYPRLFDSAKRSTMNQKPVQTSFETHLKPLMKANL; translated from the exons ATGTCGCACATTAAGAACTTAATTCCGAACACGGTGAATCCCGATCTGCAGAAGGAACGCACAGGCGCCGAATTCAATGTGGAGGAGTTTTCAGCCTGGTGGCATGGTGGTCAGGACAAACTAAAGACCAAACGCGAGATGG AAAAAGCCATCTTCAGCGATCTGGAGGATGGCTATGGTCTTAACCACGAGTACATGTCCCACGAGGAGGTCTACAATTCGAGTGTGAAGAAGGTGGCTGAGGCAGCCATCAAACTGAAGGCTCTGCAGCAAAAGCTTAATCCTGGAGGCACTGATATTTGGCC CGGAGGGCTCTTCAATGCCCAAAGCTTTGGACTCTTCCCGGCTAATCACCCAGTGGCTACTCACATCACAATGTTTGTTGATGTGATCAAAGGTCAGGGCACTCCGGAACAGGTGGAGAAGTGGGGCAAGGCGGCGGCGAACTGCAACATTATAGGCACCTACGCCCAAACGGAGCTGGCCCATGGAACCAATGTCCGCGGATTGGCCACCCGGGCGGACTTTGATCCCAAGACGGATGAGTTTGTGCTGAATACACCCAACTTGGAGGCGTACAAGTGGTGGCCCGGCGGCT TGGGTCACACGGCCAATCATGCCATGGTGGTTGCCCAGTTGTATATCGCCGATGTCCATCATGGCATCCAAATGTTCATTGTGCCGGTGAGAGACGCTGATACCCATATGCCACTGCCGGGAATTGATATTGGGGAGATTGGCAAGAAACTGGGTATGGCGTCCGTGAACCAGGGCTTCCTGGGCATGAACCAAGTCCGGATTCCACGCACCAACATGCTGATGAAATTTGCCAAGGTGGAGCGCGATGGCACCTTCAAGGCGAGTCCGGCCTCTAGGCTCAACTACCTGACCATGGTGTACACGCGCTGCTTGATTGTTAACCAGAACTCCACGCTGCTCCTGGCGGCGGCCACAATAGCCACCAGGTACTCGGCGGTGCGACGACAGAGTCCCATTGAACCCAA CCAACCCGAGCCGCAGATCATTGATCATGTGACCCAGCGCCTGAAGCTCTTCCCGGAGATCGCCACCGGAATGGCTTACCACCTGGCCGCCGAGTACACATGGGAGATGTACGCCCAGACGGTGCAGGAGGCCAACAACGGCAAGTTTGATCGCCTGCCCGACATGCACGTCCTGTCCTGCGCCCTCAAGGTTCTCTGCACCACCGACGGATGCGCCGGCATCGAGAAACTCCGCCTGTCCACTGGAGGTCATGGTTACCTCACGGCAGCCAATTTGAGCAACATCTATGGCAATGCTGTGGCTGCCATCACCTACGAGGGCGAGAACaccgtgctgctgctgcaaattGGTCGCGCCCTGGTCAAGGCATGGTCTTCGTTTGTGGAAGGCAAACCTTTGTCCGCATCCTACGGTTACTTTGCCACCTCCATGCAGCTGAAGGAGTTCCCCAAGTGGGACGACTCCTGGCAGTGCATCATCAAGGCCTTGCAATACACGGCAGCACA AAAAACCCGCATTGCTTTCGAGAATCTGGCGGAACGCATGGTCAGTGGTCAATCGCAGGGTGTGGCGGCTAATAACACGGGAATCGAACTGACTCGTGCTGCTGAG CTTCATGGACGGCAGTTTGTGTGCCAGACATTCCTGGAACAAATCACAGGACCCAAGGCCCAAAAGCGTTCCCCCGCTTTAAACAAGGTTTTGGAGAACGTGCTGGAATTATTCCTGGTCCAGACTGTGCTTAATAACCTGAATGAAATTTTGAGA TTCATCAACCTCACCGATGCGGATCTGAGATCGCTTCAGAAACGCCTGGAGGTTTCGCTGGAGAACTTTCGACCCAATGCCGTGGCCATCTGCGATGGCTTCGAGTTCCACGACCGTGTTTTAAACTCTGTGCTGGGCAGCTACGATGGCAATGTGTACCCCAGACTCTTCGATTCGGCCAAGCGCAGCACCATGAACCAAAAGCCCGTCCAAACATCCTTTGAGACCCACCTGAAGCCCCTGATGAAGGCTAATCTGTAG